A single window of Granulicella mallensis MP5ACTX8 DNA harbors:
- a CDS encoding S9 family peptidase, with the protein MPSISQLPLATPEPKTLDIHGTQLHDDYAWLRDKGSPRVTEYLEAENAYTSAAMKGTEALQGALYDEILSHIKEDDVSVPYRDGAWEYLTRTEKGLQYPRFCRRAAEGPGEEQTILDVNALAEGQPFMSVGTLGVSPDGKLLAYTTDNTGFRQYRLAIKNLETNETLTDTAERVGSISWAADSATLFYTTEDEQTKRQDRLWRHSLGSTEDTLVFEEKDERFNIGVGRTLDRRYLMLECGSHTTSESWFLDATKPEGSFTLIAPRVDDEEYSVEHREGFFYLRTNHEAEQFKLVRTPVDTPGREHWQEILPEHADAPLEDFDLFQSFLVASYRERGLPVLRVFALDASGLLTTSNDIRFPDPAYTAFGEINRDFATTTFRYAYQSLVRPASVFTYDVATQQSTLLKQQEVPGGFDASQYASERLWFSATDGVQVPISLVYRSDKFHKDGSSPLYVYGYGSYGYALPLGFSASRLALLDRGVVIAYAHIRGGGELGDPWHDAGKMMSKRNTFTDFIDATEFLLAEGYGDRKRVAIEGGSAGGLLMGAVTNMRPDLFHAVLSHVPFVDVMNTMLDASLPLTVAEYEEWGNPNEPEAFAYMRSYSPYDNLAAGAYPAMLVKTSLNDSQVMYWEPAKYVAKLRTLKTNDTPLLLHINMDAGHGGASGRYDYLKEIAFDFAFLLKELGLVEEKG; encoded by the coding sequence ATGCCTTCGATATCGCAGCTACCCCTCGCCACCCCTGAACCAAAGACTCTGGACATCCACGGCACGCAGCTACACGACGATTACGCTTGGCTGCGCGACAAGGGTTCGCCCCGCGTAACAGAGTACCTCGAAGCCGAGAATGCCTATACCAGTGCCGCGATGAAGGGCACCGAGGCACTGCAGGGTGCGCTTTATGACGAGATTCTGTCGCACATCAAGGAGGACGATGTCTCAGTCCCCTATCGCGACGGCGCCTGGGAGTATCTGACCCGCACGGAAAAAGGCCTGCAATATCCCCGCTTCTGCCGCCGCGCCGCAGAGGGCCCAGGCGAAGAGCAGACGATTCTCGACGTCAACGCGCTCGCCGAGGGCCAGCCGTTTATGAGCGTTGGGACCCTCGGCGTCAGTCCGGACGGAAAGCTGCTGGCCTATACAACGGACAACACCGGATTTCGGCAGTACCGGCTCGCGATCAAGAACCTCGAGACGAACGAAACCCTGACCGACACCGCCGAACGCGTGGGCTCGATCTCCTGGGCAGCGGACTCAGCGACGCTCTTCTACACCACCGAGGACGAACAGACTAAGCGCCAGGACCGGCTCTGGAGGCACAGCCTCGGTTCGACCGAAGACACACTCGTCTTCGAAGAGAAGGACGAACGCTTCAACATCGGAGTGGGCCGTACGCTCGACCGCCGCTACCTGATGCTCGAATGCGGCAGCCACACCACCAGCGAGAGCTGGTTTCTCGATGCCACAAAACCTGAAGGAAGCTTCACCCTGATCGCTCCACGCGTTGATGACGAGGAGTACTCCGTCGAGCATCGCGAGGGCTTCTTCTACCTCCGCACCAATCACGAGGCGGAGCAGTTCAAGCTGGTGCGCACACCTGTGGACACCCCAGGCCGTGAGCATTGGCAGGAGATCTTGCCCGAGCACGCAGACGCTCCGCTCGAAGACTTCGATCTCTTCCAGAGCTTCCTCGTCGCCAGCTACCGCGAGCGCGGCCTCCCGGTGTTGCGCGTCTTCGCCCTCGACGCCTCAGGTCTGCTCACCACTTCAAACGACATCCGCTTCCCCGATCCCGCCTACACGGCCTTTGGCGAGATCAATCGCGACTTTGCAACGACAACGTTCCGCTACGCCTACCAGTCGCTGGTCAGGCCTGCGTCGGTATTTACGTACGATGTGGCAACGCAGCAGTCGACCTTGCTGAAGCAGCAGGAGGTGCCGGGAGGATTCGACGCCTCGCAATATGCCTCCGAGCGTCTCTGGTTCAGCGCGACCGATGGCGTGCAGGTTCCGATCTCGCTCGTCTATCGTAGCGACAAGTTTCACAAGGACGGCTCGTCGCCGCTCTATGTCTACGGCTATGGATCGTATGGCTACGCGCTGCCGCTGGGCTTCAGCGCCTCGCGACTGGCCCTGCTGGACCGCGGCGTTGTTATCGCCTATGCCCACATCCGCGGCGGTGGCGAACTCGGCGATCCCTGGCACGATGCGGGCAAGATGATGTCCAAGCGCAACACTTTCACTGATTTCATCGACGCGACGGAGTTCCTGCTCGCCGAAGGCTATGGCGACCGCAAGCGCGTCGCAATCGAAGGCGGCAGCGCCGGCGGCCTGCTGATGGGCGCCGTCACCAACATGCGTCCAGACCTCTTCCACGCGGTGCTCTCGCATGTTCCCTTCGTCGATGTGATGAACACCATGCTCGACGCCAGCCTGCCGCTCACGGTCGCCGAATATGAAGAGTGGGGCAATCCGAACGAGCCCGAGGCCTTTGCCTACATGCGGTCTTATTCGCCGTACGACAACCTCGCGGCAGGAGCGTACCCCGCGATGCTGGTGAAGACCAGCCTGAACGACTCTCAGGTGATGTATTGGGAGCCGGCGAAGTACGTTGCCAAGCTGCGCACGCTCAAGACCAACGACACGCCTCTGCTGTTGCACATCAATATGGATGCGGGACACGGCGGAGCTTCGGGACGCTACGACTATCTGAAGGAGATTGCGTTCGACTTCGCGTTTTTGCTGAAGGAGCTTGGCTTGGTGGAGGAGAAGGGCTAA
- a CDS encoding type II toxin-antitoxin system VapC family toxin: MVIDSSALVAILLAEPDASIYISAILNDVTRLISAATLVETSIVMIRRREPDAIAALDAVVARLQLTVIPVDREQALLARQGFRRFGKGLDRAGLNFGDCFSYALAMHLNEPLLFKGNDFTFTDVLRA, from the coding sequence ATGGTTATTGATTCATCAGCATTGGTGGCAATCCTCCTCGCAGAACCTGATGCCTCAATTTATATTTCCGCAATATTGAACGATGTGACGAGACTCATCTCTGCTGCGACACTTGTAGAAACCTCTATCGTCATGATCAGAAGAAGAGAGCCTGACGCTATTGCCGCGCTCGATGCTGTTGTAGCCCGACTGCAATTGACTGTCATTCCTGTAGATCGTGAACAGGCTCTACTTGCCCGACAAGGGTTCCGACGGTTCGGCAAAGGACTGGATCGCGCAGGACTTAATTTCGGTGACTGCTTCTCCTATGCGTTGGCTATGCACCTTAACGAGCCCCTGTTGTTCAAGGGAAACGATTTTACGTTCACGGATGTTCTCCGTGCTTAG
- a CDS encoding LemA family protein — MKGIWVALGVVGLLVVVLLLGAGSYISAKNQMVQLNEDVNQSYSQLNVVQQRRLDLIPNLVATVKGYVKEEETVLTNIANARAAVIAASSDHASSIQANQKLDLAISPLLRLQEQYPNLKANEQFIRLSDELAGTENRIAVERQRYNKTLELYNVDVRQFPNSFWANIAGFHYRDEYFKGNPANGTAPTVDFGK; from the coding sequence ATGAAGGGTATTTGGGTTGCACTGGGTGTTGTAGGTCTATTAGTGGTCGTGCTTCTGCTGGGAGCAGGAAGCTATATCTCCGCAAAGAACCAGATGGTTCAGTTGAACGAGGACGTCAATCAGTCCTATTCGCAGCTCAACGTCGTGCAGCAACGGCGGCTTGACCTGATTCCGAACCTCGTTGCCACGGTAAAGGGCTACGTGAAGGAAGAAGAGACGGTACTGACCAACATCGCTAACGCGCGCGCGGCTGTGATTGCCGCGTCGTCGGACCATGCGAGCAGCATCCAGGCGAACCAGAAGCTCGATCTCGCGATCAGCCCCCTGTTGCGCCTGCAGGAGCAGTATCCCAACCTGAAGGCCAATGAGCAGTTCATCCGGCTCTCCGATGAGCTGGCTGGAACCGAGAACCGCATTGCGGTCGAGCGCCAGCGCTACAACAAGACGCTCGAGCTGTACAACGTGGATGTCCGTCAGTTTCCTAACAGCTTTTGGGCGAATATCGCTGGCTTCCACTACCGCGACGAGTACTTCAAGGGCAATCCGGCGAATGGCACTGCTCCAACCGTCGACTTCGGCAAGTAA
- a CDS encoding DUF4142 domain-containing protein codes for MKTTKKMLCMTVIGCAAMFASSQAKAAVTDADKTFLAAAAQGDMNEIKLSELAETKASNPEVKAFAHKMVADHKMLEAKMKPFATAWGLTGPSGPDAAHQAEWDKLNGLSGADFDTEYINVMDQDHHQALDAFTTEAQTTTDAKFKAAVMQGKSVVAAHTNMADDLKGKMKM; via the coding sequence ATGAAGACGACGAAGAAGATGCTTTGTATGACCGTAATAGGCTGCGCTGCCATGTTTGCGTCCTCCCAGGCAAAGGCTGCTGTCACCGATGCTGACAAGACGTTTCTCGCGGCAGCGGCACAGGGCGATATGAACGAGATCAAGTTGAGCGAACTGGCCGAGACCAAGGCTTCCAACCCGGAGGTGAAGGCCTTTGCGCACAAGATGGTGGCCGATCACAAGATGCTCGAAGCGAAGATGAAGCCCTTTGCCACGGCATGGGGCCTTACGGGACCCAGCGGTCCCGATGCGGCCCACCAGGCTGAGTGGGACAAGCTGAACGGGCTGTCCGGCGCGGACTTCGATACGGAATACATCAACGTGATGGACCAGGACCATCACCAGGCTCTGGATGCCTTCACGACTGAGGCTCAGACCACCACGGACGCGAAGTTCAAGGCGGCCGTGATGCAGGGCAAGAGCGTTGTCGCCGCCCACACGAACATGGCTGATGATCTAAAAGGCAAGATGAAGATGTAG
- a CDS encoding type II toxin-antitoxin system VapB family antitoxin, translating to MYMALHITNPAVEQKVRSLASVTGESITEAIGAAAEERLIRFNAAGKNLSSPSVEEVLAMIRSFNLKPINEDLTDDEILGYGPEGFCE from the coding sequence ATGTACATGGCGTTGCATATTACCAATCCGGCGGTGGAGCAGAAGGTACGAAGCTTGGCCTCTGTTACCGGAGAATCCATTACAGAGGCCATTGGTGCGGCCGCGGAAGAGCGCCTGATTCGTTTTAACGCCGCAGGGAAAAACCTATCCTCTCCTTCCGTTGAAGAGGTTCTGGCGATGATACGGAGCTTCAATCTGAAACCTATCAACGAAGACCTGACGGACGATGAGATTCTGGGGTACGGCCCAGAAGGTTTTTGCGAGTAA
- a CDS encoding TPM domain-containing protein: MWKGTSQPIRAYPKSVTVTRKFLGVLVFLLAAACLVRAESVDKLPKPTSYVSDFAGVIDEGSKQSLEDLCKQVYEKAHATIEVVTVNSLDGLTIEDFTTQLEDKWKVGPKGSDKGVVMVFAIQDHKRRIEVGYGLEGILNDAKVGDIGRSMVPQLQQGEYGPAIQTGAQQIAQVIATDAGVTLDVAPVHTYHREQVEQHGGSNWFGIIIFIVILLVIFGGRGGGGGRGGWLWFLLGSMMGGGRGGFGGGGGFGGGGGRGGSSGGGGDFGGGFGGGSGGGGASGDW, translated from the coding sequence ATGTGGAAGGGAACTTCGCAACCTATCCGGGCGTATCCTAAATCCGTGACCGTGACGCGTAAATTTCTAGGAGTTCTGGTGTTCTTGTTGGCCGCTGCGTGCCTGGTGCGAGCGGAATCGGTCGACAAACTGCCCAAGCCGACAAGCTATGTCAGCGACTTTGCCGGCGTTATCGACGAGGGGTCCAAGCAGAGCCTCGAAGATCTGTGCAAGCAGGTCTATGAGAAGGCGCACGCGACGATTGAAGTGGTGACGGTCAACTCTCTCGATGGCCTGACGATCGAGGACTTCACGACACAGCTTGAGGACAAGTGGAAGGTCGGCCCGAAAGGCTCGGATAAAGGCGTTGTGATGGTCTTTGCGATTCAGGACCACAAACGCCGCATTGAGGTCGGGTACGGTCTCGAGGGCATCCTGAACGACGCCAAGGTGGGCGACATCGGCCGCAGCATGGTTCCGCAGCTCCAGCAGGGGGAGTATGGCCCTGCGATTCAGACCGGCGCGCAGCAGATTGCTCAGGTGATCGCCACGGATGCGGGCGTTACGCTGGATGTGGCTCCGGTTCACACCTACCATCGTGAGCAGGTTGAGCAACACGGCGGCAGCAATTGGTTCGGCATCATTATTTTCATCGTCATTCTGTTGGTCATCTTTGGCGGCAGAGGCGGTGGCGGTGGGCGCGGTGGCTGGCTCTGGTTCCTGCTCGGAAGCATGATGGGCGGAGGACGTGGCGGCTTCGGTGGAGGTGGCGGCTTCGGAGGCGGTGGAGGCAGGGGCGGTAGCAGTGGCGGCGGCGGAGATTTTGGTGGCGGATTTGGCGGCGGTTCTGGTGGCGGCGGCGCCAGCGGAGACTGGTAG